The Euphorbia lathyris chromosome 3, ddEupLath1.1, whole genome shotgun sequence genome contains a region encoding:
- the LOC136224064 gene encoding uncharacterized protein, with protein MAPPNGEAISTINFSKPPLRRSNDNLHRTRSDITFELSKEDITNELPAISEVEDAKCECCGMSEECTAEYIEKIRSKFLGKWICGLCSEAVKEEKEKNGGKMEDALNSHMNACSRFNKYGRAYPVLFQAEAMREMLKKNTRRALSFGAKGAPKNSGGIARSSSCIAAITRDMIN; from the coding sequence atgGCACCACCAAATGGAGAGGCGATTTCAACCATTAACTTCTCAAAACCACCACTTAGGCGTTCAAACGATAATCTTCACCGAACAAGGTCAGATATCACGTTTGAACTAAGCAAAGAAGACATAACAAATGAGCTTCCGGCGATATCAGAAGTCGAAGATGCCAAATGTGAGTGCTGTGGAATGAGTGAAGAGTGCACGGCGGAGTACATTGAGAAGATTCGGAgcaagtttttggggaagtgGATATGTGGGTTGTGTTCTGAAGCAGTGAAAGAAGAGAAGGAGAAAAATGGGGGAAAAATGGAAGATGCTCTGAATTCTCATATGAATGCTTGTTCTAGATTTAACAAATATGGTAGGGCTTATCCTGTGTTGTTTCAAGCTGAGGCTATGAGGGAAATGTTGAAGAAAAACACTAGAAGAGCTCTTTCTTTTGGTGCTAAAGGTGCTCCTAAGAACAGTGGAGGAATTGCTAGGAGTTCAAGTTGCATTGCTGCAATTACTAGGGATatgattaattaa